Proteins from one Gammaproteobacteria bacterium genomic window:
- a CDS encoding glycine--tRNA ligase subunit beta: MSKDKTAPTAAGYNVSTFQGLILALQNYWAGHGCVVLQPYDMEVGAGTFHTATFLRAIGPELWRAAYVQPSRRPTDGRYGENPNRLQHYYQFQVLLKPSPPNIQELYLDSLRMLGFDPLVHDIRFVEDNWESPTLGAWGLGWEIWLNGMEVTQFTYFQQVGGLDCRPVSGEITYGLERLAMYLQGVDSVYDLTWTHGPNGKVSYGDVFHQNEVEMSAYNFEHADTAALFAWFDACEHESNKLIAAGLPLPAYEQMLKASHTFNLLDARRAISVTERARFIGRVRALSRAVAEAYYARREALGFPMLVRISHHSSTANADPSDLPGRSHSSRLDVVSTTPAPSSAPSTPADQHLGALATNSGEKCGLGERPMNATRDLLIEIGTEELPPKALKRLSEAFATAFVAGLAKSDLKHGEVKCYAAPRRLAMWLRDVSVTQPDKSVERRGPALNAAFGADGMPTKATEGFARSCGVSVEQLEKLETDKGSWLVYRSEQRGQAAQTLIPQLLQQALDQLPIPKRMRWGAGTAEFVRPVHWVVLLFGDEVIDAEILSVRTGRETRGHRFHYPKSIYLSEPAAYAPVLETEGHVVVDFESRREAIRGQVEEAAAKLKGHAVIDEDLLDEVTSMVEWPVAITGEFEKRFLDVPAEALISTMKGNQKYFHVVDGNGRLLPNFITISNIDSRDVTQVRAGNERVVRPRLSDAAFFWEQDRKTPLAQRMESLKSVVFQQKLGTQYDKSQRVATLAADVAEFVGGNPSYARQAANLSKCDLMTAMVGEFPELQGIMGRYYARHDREPEEVAVALDEQYMPRFAGDAVPHSATGQALAIADRIDTLVGIFGIGQAPSGDKDPFALRRAALGVLRTIIENRLERVDLHALLLRTVENFTTVLSAVDVADEVYSFMMDRLRAYYHEAGMAPDVFEAVLALRPGRPFDFDQRVRAVTVFRALPEAESLAAANKRIHNILKQAHEAGLAVPHQVEPHLLLEAAEKALAEKLAHVANAVQPALARFDYTSALQQMAALREAVDVFFDKVMVMVDDVSLRHNRLALLYNLRALFLNVADVSRLQG; the protein is encoded by the coding sequence GTGAGCAAAGACAAGACCGCGCCGACGGCGGCGGGATACAATGTATCGACCTTTCAGGGGCTGATCCTGGCCTTGCAGAACTATTGGGCTGGCCACGGCTGTGTGGTCCTGCAACCCTATGATATGGAAGTGGGGGCGGGTACTTTCCATACCGCTACCTTCCTGCGGGCGATCGGCCCCGAGCTGTGGCGCGCAGCCTACGTGCAGCCTTCGCGCCGCCCGACCGATGGCCGCTATGGCGAGAACCCGAATCGCCTGCAGCACTATTATCAATTCCAGGTGTTGCTCAAACCGTCACCGCCGAACATACAGGAGCTGTATCTCGATTCGCTACGCATGCTCGGCTTCGATCCGCTGGTGCATGACATCCGCTTTGTCGAAGACAACTGGGAATCGCCGACGCTGGGCGCCTGGGGTCTGGGTTGGGAGATCTGGCTCAACGGAATGGAAGTCACCCAGTTTACGTATTTCCAACAAGTCGGCGGCCTTGATTGCCGGCCGGTGAGCGGTGAAATTACTTACGGTCTGGAGCGGCTGGCGATGTATCTGCAAGGCGTGGACAGCGTTTACGATTTGACCTGGACGCATGGTCCGAATGGCAAAGTCAGTTACGGTGATGTGTTTCACCAGAATGAAGTCGAGATGTCGGCCTACAACTTCGAACATGCCGATACGGCAGCGTTGTTTGCTTGGTTCGATGCCTGCGAGCATGAGAGCAATAAACTAATTGCAGCGGGATTGCCGTTACCGGCCTATGAGCAAATGCTCAAGGCTTCACACACGTTTAATTTGCTCGATGCGCGGCGTGCGATTTCCGTTACGGAGCGCGCACGTTTCATCGGCCGTGTGCGCGCTTTGTCGCGCGCGGTGGCGGAGGCCTATTACGCCCGGCGCGAAGCGTTGGGCTTCCCGATGTTAGTCCGCATTTCTCACCACTCTTCTACTGCGAACGCCGATCCCTCTGATCTGCCGGGGCGTTCTCACTCCAGCCGGCTTGACGTAGTGTCAACTACGCCGGCGCCGTCTTCCGCTCCGAGCACCCCGGCAGATCAGCATCTCGGCGCTCTCGCTACGAACAGTGGTGAGAAATGCGGACTAGGAGAGCGGCCGATGAATGCTACAAGAGATTTATTGATCGAAATCGGCACTGAAGAATTGCCACCGAAGGCGCTGAAGCGTTTATCGGAAGCCTTTGCCACGGCCTTTGTCGCGGGCTTGGCGAAGAGTGATTTGAAACACGGCGAGGTCAAGTGTTATGCCGCACCACGGCGTCTTGCAATGTGGTTGCGCGATGTCAGTGTGACGCAGCCCGATAAGAGTGTTGAGCGGCGTGGACCAGCACTCAACGCTGCGTTCGGCGCTGATGGGATGCCGACCAAAGCGACCGAAGGTTTTGCCCGTTCCTGCGGCGTTTCCGTTGAACAACTGGAAAAACTGGAGACCGACAAAGGCAGCTGGCTGGTGTATCGCAGTGAACAACGCGGCCAAGCGGCGCAGACGCTGATTCCGCAACTGCTGCAACAGGCATTGGACCAATTGCCGATTCCGAAGCGCATGCGTTGGGGTGCAGGTACGGCTGAATTCGTGCGGCCGGTGCATTGGGTGGTGTTGCTGTTTGGTGATGAAGTGATCGATGCTGAAATTCTATCGGTGCGCACCGGGCGTGAAACGCGTGGTCATCGTTTTCATTATCCAAAATCAATTTATCTTAGCGAGCCTGCGGCATACGCGCCGGTGCTCGAAACTGAAGGTCATGTCGTTGTTGATTTTGAATCGCGGCGCGAAGCGATTCGAGGTCAGGTGGAAGAGGCCGCGGCAAAGCTCAAGGGGCACGCTGTCATCGACGAAGATTTGCTCGATGAAGTGACGTCGATGGTCGAATGGCCAGTGGCGATTACCGGCGAATTCGAAAAGCGATTTCTAGACGTTCCGGCTGAGGCGCTGATCTCGACCATGAAAGGCAATCAGAAATATTTTCATGTAGTGGATGGCAATGGCCGCTTGTTGCCGAATTTCATCACCATCAGCAATATCGACAGTCGCGATGTGACGCAGGTGCGCGCCGGTAACGAGCGTGTCGTGCGGCCACGCTTAAGCGATGCAGCGTTTTTCTGGGAGCAGGATCGTAAGACGCCGTTGGCGCAACGCATGGAAAGTCTAAAATCGGTCGTGTTCCAGCAAAAGCTCGGCACGCAATATGATAAGTCACAGCGTGTTGCGACGTTAGCCGCGGATGTGGCTGAATTCGTGGGTGGTAATCCCAGTTATGCTCGGCAAGCAGCGAATTTGTCGAAGTGTGATTTGATGACGGCGATGGTGGGTGAGTTTCCTGAATTACAGGGCATCATGGGCCGTTATTACGCCCGTCATGATCGCGAGCCGGAAGAAGTGGCGGTGGCATTGGATGAACAATACATGCCGCGTTTCGCCGGTGATGCGGTGCCGCACTCAGCAACGGGGCAAGCGCTGGCGATTGCCGATCGAATTGATACCTTGGTCGGTATTTTCGGGATCGGGCAGGCGCCAAGTGGCGACAAAGATCCCTTCGCTTTGCGCCGCGCGGCCTTAGGTGTGTTGCGTACGATTATTGAAAATCGTCTTGAGCGTGTCGATCTGCATGCCCTGTTGTTGCGGACGGTGGAAAATTTCACCACGGTGCTGTCGGCGGTTGACGTGGCCGATGAAGTGTACAGTTTCATGATGGATCGCCTACGGGCTTATTATCACGAGGCGGGTATGGCGCCGGATGTGTTTGAAGCGGTGTTGGCATTGCGTCCCGGCCGGCCGTTCGATTTCGATCAGCGCGTGCGTGCGGTGACCGTTTTCCGCGCTTTGCCGGAAGCTGAGAGTCTGGCGGCGGCGAATAAGCGTATCCATAACATACTCAAACAGGCGCATGAGGCAGGTCTTGCCGTGCCGCATCAAGTTGAGCCGCATTTGTTGCTTGAAGCAGCGGAAAAGGCCTTGGCGGAAAAGCTGGCGCATGTGGCGAACGCGGTGCAGCCGGCATTGGCACGGTTTGATTACACTTCGGCTTTGCAGCAAATGGCAGCCTTGCGTGAAGCCGTCGATGTATTTTTCGATAAGGTGATGGTGATGGTGGATGATGTGAGTTTGCGTCACAATCGCTTGGCGTTGCTTTATAACCTGCGTGCCTTGTTCCTTAATGTCGCCGATGTGTCGCGGTTGCAGGGTTAG
- the gmhB gene encoding D-glycero-beta-D-manno-heptose 1,7-bisphosphate 7-phosphatase, with the protein MKLIILDRDGVINEDSDAYIKSPAEWRPIPGSLEAIARLTQADYRVVVATNQSGISRGLFDLDTLMRIHDKMHLLVGEAGGHIDAVFYCPHGPEDDCDCRKPMPGLLHAVAQRLMVDLKAVPAVGDSLRDLQAAAAVGARPILVLTGKGKSTLEKLGAGHEYEVYENLAAAVDALLTEK; encoded by the coding sequence ATGAAACTGATTATTCTCGATCGTGATGGTGTCATTAACGAAGATTCCGACGCCTATATCAAATCCCCCGCCGAGTGGCGACCGATTCCCGGCAGTCTGGAGGCAATCGCCCGTCTGACGCAGGCTGATTATCGCGTCGTGGTGGCGACCAATCAGTCTGGCATCTCGCGCGGCTTGTTTGACCTCGATACCTTGATGCGCATTCATGACAAGATGCACCTGCTGGTGGGAGAGGCTGGTGGCCATATCGACGCCGTATTTTATTGCCCGCATGGCCCGGAAGACGACTGCGATTGCCGCAAACCGATGCCAGGATTGTTGCATGCGGTTGCTCAGCGTTTGATGGTAGATCTCAAGGCAGTGCCTGCAGTCGGTGATTCGTTGCGTGATTTACAGGCAGCCGCTGCCGTGGGCGCACGGCCAATTCTGGTGCTAACCGGTAAGGGTAAAAGCACCCTGGAAAAACTCGGTGCTGGGCATGAATATGAGGTGTACGAAAATCTGGCTGCCGCCGTCGATGCGCTGTTGACTGAAAAATAG
- a CDS encoding 1-acyl-sn-glycerol-3-phosphate acyltransferase has product MLYLRSLLFFLVMAVSAVLFAPLAVLTFPFSFKTRFRIISQWARFNMRSLELICGLRYEVEGHEHISGDSGIIFCKHQSMWETLALQEIFPPQTWVLKRELMWMPFFGWGLAMLQPVAINRAAGRVALQQLIDQGKTRLESGHWIVIFPEGTRMPPGKRRKFAFGGAKLAEASGHQVVPVAHNAGEFWRRRGFVKYPGVIKVKIGAPISTADKSAAEINEAAERWIAAAMTEITGRAEEVIDRK; this is encoded by the coding sequence ATGCTTTATTTGCGCTCGTTGTTGTTTTTTCTGGTGATGGCGGTCTCGGCGGTATTGTTTGCACCATTGGCCGTGCTGACCTTTCCTTTCTCATTTAAAACGCGCTTTAGAATCATCTCGCAATGGGCGCGCTTCAATATGCGGTCCTTGGAATTGATCTGCGGTTTACGCTACGAAGTGGAAGGTCACGAACACATTAGCGGTGATTCGGGGATCATTTTTTGCAAGCATCAGTCGATGTGGGAAACCCTGGCCTTGCAGGAAATCTTTCCACCGCAGACCTGGGTGTTGAAGCGCGAGCTGATGTGGATGCCATTTTTCGGTTGGGGGCTTGCCATGTTGCAGCCAGTGGCGATCAATCGCGCCGCTGGCCGTGTGGCGCTGCAACAACTGATCGATCAAGGCAAGACGCGACTTGAAAGCGGTCATTGGATTGTTATCTTTCCCGAAGGTACGCGCATGCCGCCGGGTAAGCGCCGTAAGTTTGCCTTCGGTGGCGCCAAGCTGGCAGAGGCCAGCGGTCATCAGGTGGTGCCGGTGGCGCATAATGCCGGTGAATTCTGGCGGCGGCGCGGATTTGTTAAATATCCCGGTGTGATCAAAGTCAAAATCGGTGCGCCGATATCAACGGCAGATAAGAGCGCTGCCGAGATTAACGAGGCCGCAGAGCGTTGGATTGCAGCGGCGATGACTGAAATTACCGGGCGCGCTGAAGAAGTTATCGACCGTAAATAA
- a CDS encoding polyisoprenoid-binding protein translates to MRSIVAGVSLLALSSAVMAAESYTIDPAHTFPHFEINHLGFSTMHGRFDKTEGKLTVDMAKKTGSVQVKIDPASVNTGFAKRDEHLRSPDFFNAAEFPVISYESTKVTIKDDKSATVEGDLTMVGVTKPVTLQVSRMSCGDHPIAKGKYACGFDAAASIKRSDFGIKYALPAVGDDMKLSFEVEAFRN, encoded by the coding sequence ATGCGTTCGATAGTGGCAGGGGTTTCATTGTTGGCGTTAAGTTCGGCGGTAATGGCGGCGGAGTCATATACGATTGATCCCGCTCATACCTTTCCTCATTTTGAGATCAACCATCTTGGGTTTTCCACCATGCATGGTCGTTTCGATAAAACCGAAGGCAAGCTGACGGTCGATATGGCCAAAAAAACCGGTTCGGTCCAGGTGAAGATCGATCCCGCTTCGGTGAATACCGGATTTGCAAAACGGGATGAACATTTGCGGTCGCCGGATTTTTTCAATGCCGCTGAGTTTCCTGTGATTTCCTATGAATCTACCAAGGTAACGATCAAGGATGATAAGTCGGCAACGGTAGAAGGTGATCTCACCATGGTGGGCGTTACCAAGCCAGTGACATTGCAAGTAAGCCGCATGTCTTGCGGTGATCACCCGATAGCGAAGGGAAAATATGCGTGTGGGTTTGATGCCGCCGCTAGCATTAAGCGTTCCGACTTTGGCATTAAATATGCGTTGCCTGCGGTCGGCGATGATATGAAATTGAGTTTTGAGGTCGAGGCGTTCCGCAACTGA
- the rsmA gene encoding 16S rRNA (adenine(1518)-N(6)/adenine(1519)-N(6))-dimethyltransferase RsmA — translation MNTHDSHRARKRFGQNFLHDANVIHRIINAINPQTGDRIVEIGPGLGAITQHLLDAAGSLDVVELDRDLVTQLEKNFADHNIRIHSGDALRFDFCTLAQPTEKLRIVGNLPYNISTPLLFHLMDQLSCIRDIHCMLQKEVVDRLAAEPNSDDYGRLSVMIQYHCEVAKLFDVGPESFSPAPKVDSAVARLRPHAQKPVSVTDETIFSKIVAQAFSQRRKTLRNALKLWLTAEEMEPLGIDSSRRPETLSLKEFADLSNLATQKQRAV, via the coding sequence ATGAACACACACGACTCACATCGCGCCCGCAAACGTTTTGGCCAGAATTTTCTGCATGATGCCAATGTCATCCATCGCATCATCAACGCCATCAATCCACAAACGGGCGATAGAATCGTTGAAATCGGGCCAGGACTGGGTGCCATCACCCAACATTTACTCGATGCCGCTGGCAGCCTTGATGTGGTAGAACTTGATCGAGACTTGGTTACACAGTTAGAAAAGAATTTTGCAGACCACAACATTCGCATTCACTCGGGTGATGCTCTGCGTTTCGATTTTTGTACGCTGGCACAACCTACAGAGAAACTGCGCATTGTTGGTAATTTGCCCTACAATATTTCCACTCCACTGCTATTTCACTTAATGGATCAACTTTCCTGCATCAGAGACATTCACTGCATGCTGCAAAAGGAAGTGGTGGATCGCTTGGCCGCCGAACCCAACAGCGACGATTACGGCCGCCTGAGCGTAATGATTCAATATCATTGCGAGGTGGCGAAGCTATTCGATGTCGGCCCTGAGTCTTTCAGTCCGGCGCCGAAGGTTGATTCCGCTGTGGCGCGATTGAGGCCACATGCACAGAAACCAGTATCCGTTACTGATGAGACTATCTTTTCCAAGATTGTGGCCCAGGCCTTTAGTCAACGCCGTAAAACGCTGCGCAACGCATTAAAACTGTGGCTAACCGCGGAAGAAATGGAACCACTGGGCATCGACTCAAGCCGCCGCCCGGAGACCTTGAGCCTGAAAGAATTTGCCGACCTGAGTAATTTGGCAACCCAAAAACAAAGGGCGGTCTAG
- the pdxA gene encoding 4-hydroxythreonine-4-phosphate dehydrogenase PdxA has product MIRLALTPGEPAGIGPDLTVMLAQQAPQAPQAEIIVVADPVLLMARARELKLPLTLTPWRPGQASPVRPGHLYVYPVPLAAPAKTGTLNPKNAHYVLETLRAATTLCSNGDCAALVTGPVHKGNINDAGVPFSGHTEFLAELTHTPLVVMMLMTTGLRVALVTTHLPLREVCDAITADRVENITRILHHDLITRFGIAKPRILVCGLNPHAGEGGHLGHEDDAIIAPVLTKLRAEGMRLEGPLPADTLFVPSKLQHADAVLAMYHDQGLPVLKHLGFGQAVNVTLGLPIIRTSVDHGTALELAGTGKANPGSLEAAIRAAIEMSQTSSTA; this is encoded by the coding sequence ATGATTCGCCTTGCGCTCACCCCCGGCGAACCCGCGGGCATTGGGCCGGATTTAACGGTCATGCTGGCGCAACAGGCGCCACAGGCGCCACAGGCAGAAATCATCGTTGTTGCCGATCCTGTGTTGCTCATGGCACGCGCCAGGGAACTTAAATTACCGCTGACGCTCACGCCCTGGCGACCAGGACAAGCCTCACCGGTGCGTCCTGGCCACCTCTACGTTTATCCTGTGCCACTCGCCGCGCCTGCGAAAACGGGTACGCTCAATCCCAAAAATGCGCACTATGTCCTTGAAACATTACGCGCCGCGACTACACTCTGCAGCAACGGCGACTGTGCCGCACTGGTCACCGGCCCGGTGCATAAAGGCAATATCAATGACGCAGGCGTGCCCTTCAGCGGCCATACTGAATTTCTGGCCGAACTGACGCATACGCCCCTGGTCGTGATGATGCTGATGACCACGGGTCTGCGCGTCGCGCTGGTGACGACCCATTTGCCGCTACGCGAAGTCTGTGATGCCATCACGGCCGATCGTGTCGAGAACATCACCCGCATCCTGCATCACGATTTGATCACGAGATTCGGCATCGCCAAACCGCGCATCCTGGTCTGCGGACTCAATCCGCATGCGGGCGAAGGCGGCCATCTTGGTCATGAGGACGACGCCATTATTGCACCGGTATTAACAAAGTTACGCGCTGAAGGGATGCGGCTCGAAGGCCCCTTACCGGCGGATACGTTGTTTGTCCCCAGCAAACTGCAACACGCCGATGCCGTACTGGCGATGTATCATGACCAGGGATTGCCGGTATTAAAACACTTGGGCTTCGGCCAAGCCGTCAATGTCACGCTTGGCCTGCCTATTATCCGCACCTCGGTCGATCACGGCACGGCTCTGGAACTCGCAGGCACAGGCAAGGCCAATCCCGGCAGCCTGGAGGCCGCCATCCGTGCCGCCATAGAGATGTCGCAAACATCGAGCACCGCATGA
- a CDS encoding peptidylprolyl isomerase, giving the protein MKKYCALILVFAVAIAHADPVELDRIVAIVNNETITASELNQELRTVKLQLREQNARLPADDILRGQVLQKLILTHLQLQLAKSNNIVVDDDTLNRAIQRIAEQNKMSLTEFRVVLEKDNYEFNKFREDIRAEIIMNRLRQRQVDNRVNVSEAEVDQFLAEQRKSGKADDEYHIAHILIAVPETASPEDIRSAKDKAQSLLDQLRNGADFSQLAIGASSGQQALSGGDLGWRKSGQLPTVFANIVPGMQKGMISDLIRSPSGFHIIKLLDQRGGEQHIVTQTHARHILIRTNELIGDVQAQERLQQIKQRLIGGNSFADLARTHSDDKASAAKGGDLGWSSPGQMVPVFEAMMDKLKPGEISEPFESNFGWHIVEVLERRTHDDTAEFQRNSARKQLIDRKVDEEQELWLRRLRDEAYIDIRLNEKP; this is encoded by the coding sequence ATGAAAAAATATTGCGCATTAATTCTAGTTTTTGCAGTCGCCATTGCTCATGCGGATCCTGTTGAACTGGATCGCATCGTGGCTATCGTCAATAACGAGACGATTACTGCCAGCGAACTCAACCAGGAACTCAGGACTGTAAAGCTGCAGCTGCGGGAGCAAAACGCCAGGTTGCCTGCCGACGACATCCTGCGCGGGCAGGTTTTGCAAAAGCTCATTCTCACGCACCTGCAATTGCAACTTGCCAAAAGCAACAACATCGTCGTCGATGACGATACGCTCAATCGCGCCATTCAAAGAATTGCCGAACAGAACAAGATGTCGCTGACAGAGTTCCGTGTCGTCCTTGAAAAAGACAACTATGAATTCAACAAATTCCGCGAAGATATTCGTGCTGAAATCATCATGAATCGACTCCGGCAACGCCAGGTCGACAATCGCGTCAACGTCAGTGAGGCTGAGGTCGATCAATTCCTGGCGGAACAGCGCAAAAGCGGCAAGGCCGATGATGAGTACCATATCGCCCACATCCTGATTGCCGTACCGGAAACTGCGAGTCCCGAAGATATTCGTAGTGCCAAAGATAAGGCCCAGTCATTACTTGACCAGTTGCGTAACGGCGCCGACTTCTCGCAATTGGCCATCGGCGCCTCCAGCGGGCAACAGGCGCTCTCCGGCGGCGATCTTGGCTGGCGCAAAAGCGGTCAGTTACCCACGGTTTTTGCCAATATCGTACCCGGCATGCAAAAAGGCATGATCAGTGACCTCATCCGCAGTCCAAGCGGTTTTCACATTATCAAACTGCTTGACCAACGTGGCGGCGAACAACACATTGTCACCCAAACGCATGCCCGTCATATCCTGATCCGCACCAATGAACTCATTGGGGATGTTCAGGCACAAGAACGATTACAACAAATCAAACAACGCCTGATCGGCGGCAACAGCTTTGCCGACCTCGCCCGCACTCATTCCGATGATAAAGCCTCGGCGGCGAAGGGCGGCGACCTGGGCTGGAGCAGTCCGGGGCAAATGGTGCCTGTCTTTGAAGCAATGATGGATAAACTAAAGCCGGGTGAAATCAGCGAACCTTTTGAATCTAATTTTGGCTGGCATATCGTCGAAGTGCTTGAGCGCCGCACTCACGATGACACGGCCGAATTTCAGCGCAACAGCGCCCGCAAACAATTGATTGACCGCAAGGTGGATGAAGAACAGGAACTTTGGTTACGCCGCCTGCGCGATGAAGCTTACATTGATATCCGGCTCAACGAGAAACCATGA
- the lptD gene encoding LPS assembly protein LptD, producing MHNPLSPKPATLIPRRLPQMVLGIGLLASNNSWAIESWALCHRWPTAEFPSSTIPKAQAPTQLTADSSQGKQDQSLVLSGNVVVERPYERLLADEVTYFQTENRVNATGNLRFETPDLRVDGQSGRINLDNDSGEFTETQYYLLSHHGRGESDRILMLNPEVTVLKHASYTTCDPGDEDWVLRASTVTLDQGSGMGSAWNMYLSFQGLPFFYFPYINFPITDERKTGVLPPSIGTSRTNGTDIAIPIYLNIHPQLDATITPHNYTTRGLQWVNEIRYLTHYGKGKIGAEYLDDQTTRTTRTLNHFEHAGAFAPNWTSDINYSRVSDKDYFHDFSSSLSTTSTSQLERHVKVNHSFVAANLMAQAQDYQTVDDTIPYSARPYRRLPQVALTADTSPVDWFRYGVNSEWVRFHEQDHLNGERFDLATYASLPMENAAGFFIPKLTLRHTDYQLEKENNPLPDRSPYRNISTLSLDSGLFFERDMNFFGSSLLQTFEPQLFYLYTPYRDQSLIPVFDSSTVSFSSAQLFQENRFSGRDRVGDTEQVSLSLTSRFLQQDDGFERFRTTVGQIYYLRDRKVSLGGDVLDTTTNTDAILEAEAKLTRNLSLRGDLLWNTAYDTITKRYIKLQHRASNREIVNIAYREQGNRVTAPGSVTKEIDAAALWPLNPRWSLIGRRYHSLPDDRTLEKLFGVEYESCCWAFRAVRRAVYTPDSVTPQNGALRYSWYLQLELKGLTGIGDRIETLMEDTVVGYKAAK from the coding sequence ATGCATAACCCATTGAGCCCGAAACCCGCAACCCTGATACCGCGCCGCCTGCCCCAGATGGTACTCGGCATCGGCCTGCTGGCGAGCAACAACAGCTGGGCTATCGAATCCTGGGCCTTATGCCATCGCTGGCCAACCGCGGAATTCCCCTCCTCGACGATCCCGAAAGCTCAGGCCCCGACACAACTCACCGCTGACTCCAGCCAGGGGAAACAGGACCAGAGCCTGGTGCTCAGCGGCAACGTGGTCGTTGAACGCCCTTATGAGCGGCTACTGGCCGACGAGGTCACCTATTTTCAAACTGAAAACCGGGTCAACGCTACCGGCAACCTGCGCTTTGAAACACCGGATCTGCGCGTTGACGGTCAGTCTGGTCGCATCAATCTCGATAATGACAGCGGTGAGTTTACTGAAACGCAATATTATCTCTTAAGCCACCATGGCCGCGGCGAAAGCGACAGGATTCTGATGCTGAATCCCGAAGTGACAGTCTTGAAGCATGCCAGCTACACCACCTGCGATCCGGGCGATGAAGATTGGGTGTTGCGCGCCAGCACCGTGACGCTGGATCAGGGTTCCGGCATGGGCAGCGCCTGGAACATGTATCTCAGCTTTCAGGGGCTGCCATTTTTCTATTTTCCTTACATCAACTTTCCTATTACTGACGAGCGCAAAACTGGCGTCTTGCCGCCCAGTATTGGCACCTCCCGCACCAACGGTACCGATATCGCAATCCCGATCTATCTAAATATCCATCCACAATTGGATGCCACCATCACACCCCATAATTACACCACCCGCGGTTTGCAATGGGTTAACGAAATCCGTTATCTCACGCATTATGGCAAGGGAAAGATTGGTGCTGAATATCTTGACGATCAAACCACGCGTACCACACGCACCTTGAACCACTTTGAACACGCGGGCGCCTTTGCTCCGAACTGGACTTCCGACATCAACTATAGCCGTGTCTCCGATAAAGATTATTTCCACGATTTCAGTAGCTCACTATCAACCACCAGCACCAGCCAGCTGGAGCGCCATGTCAAAGTTAATCACAGTTTTGTCGCAGCCAACCTGATGGCACAAGCCCAGGATTATCAAACCGTCGATGACACCATCCCTTACAGTGCACGCCCCTATCGGCGGCTACCGCAAGTGGCACTGACGGCAGACACAAGCCCGGTCGACTGGTTCCGCTACGGGGTCAATAGCGAATGGGTAAGATTCCACGAACAAGATCATCTCAACGGTGAACGCTTTGACCTGGCTACCTATGCCAGTTTACCGATGGAAAACGCCGCCGGCTTTTTCATCCCAAAATTGACACTACGCCACACGGATTATCAACTGGAAAAAGAAAATAACCCGTTGCCGGATCGAAGTCCGTACCGTAACATTTCCACCCTTAGCTTGGATTCGGGGCTGTTCTTCGAACGGGACATGAACTTCTTTGGAAGTTCATTACTACAGACCTTCGAGCCACAACTTTTCTATCTTTACACACCTTATCGAGATCAATCACTGATACCCGTGTTTGATTCGAGCACAGTTAGTTTTAGCAGTGCCCAGCTATTCCAGGAAAACCGCTTCTCGGGCCGTGATCGCGTCGGTGACACCGAGCAGGTCAGCCTGTCACTGACATCCCGGTTTTTGCAACAAGATGATGGCTTCGAGCGCTTTCGCACCACTGTCGGTCAGATTTACTATTTGCGCGATCGCAAAGTCAGCCTCGGCGGTGACGTACTCGATACCACGACCAACACCGATGCCATCCTCGAAGCCGAGGCAAAACTCACCCGCAACCTGAGTCTGCGTGGCGACCTGCTCTGGAATACCGCTTATGACACCATCACCAAGCGTTACATAAAGCTGCAACATCGTGCCTCGAACCGAGAGATCGTTAACATCGCCTACCGCGAGCAAGGCAACCGCGTCACCGCCCCCGGCAGTGTTACCAAAGAAATCGACGCCGCAGCCCTGTGGCCCCTCAATCCACGCTGGAGCCTGATCGGCAGGCGCTATCACTCCCTGCCAGACGACCGAACCCTGGAAAAGCTGTTCGGTGTAGAATATGAGAGCTGTTGCTGGGCCTTTCGTGCCGTCCGCCGTGCGGTCTACACCCCTGACAGCGTCACCCCTCAAAATGGGGCGCTACGCTACTCCTGGTACCTCCAGCTTGAACTTAAAGGCTTGACAGGCATTGGCGACCGGATCGAGACCTTGATGGAAGACACCGTGGTCGGCTACAAGGCCGCCAAATGA